TCTATCACCAAGGACAATTTGGGTCAACTCTGGATCAGCAGTAATTTTGGCATACAGAAATTCCCCGAAAGTGAACTGAGCCGCTTCAAAAACCAGGGAGAAGAGGATTTCTTTTTGGCTTCAGAAACCTTCAATGACAAACACGGAATGAGCAACCTGGAGACCAATAGTAGGGTATCTCCAGCCTCATTTATAATGAGCAATGGACAGATCTGGATACCAACCATTGAAGGAATCAGCATCATCCAACCCGAATCCTTCAGGGAAAGGAAAACCTATTCTTTGTTTTTCTGGGACCAACTAAAATTTGGAAATACATTTTCCAACATAGAAAACGGATTAAAAATTGATGCCGGAACGAGGAATTTTTCTATCACCTTCTCTATTATTGATTATGAAGACGAAAACCAGAGTTCCTATTTTTACAGGATAAAGGAAGTGTCTGAAGACTGGACTTATCTCGGAAAAAGGAAAGAAATTTTCTTCAATCTTTTACCTCCAAAAACCTACACTTTGGAAGTCAAAAAACTGGATAGAGGAAAAATAGCAGACATTTACAGCCTAGAATTCCGTGTCCTTCCATTCTTTTACCAAACCCTGCTTTTTAAGATATTATGTTGCCTGACAATTATTCTATTGGCGATATTCTTCATCAGCTATTCCCTAAAGGTGAAACTTGGGAAACAGCTCGCATACAAGGTGCAGCAAAGGACCAAGGAAATCGAAGAAGCTAACCATAAACTCGAAAGAGCCGTCAAACGCATCGAAAGGCAAAACAAGAGACTTAGGGATACCATTTGGCATCAGTCCCATACCATCAGAGGACCATTGACCAGGGCAATGGCAGTCATCAATTACCTGAAAGAAATTGAGGAGCATGAAGAAGAATTGAGCAAAGAAGAGCTTTTGGCTGAAGTGGAAAAATCCTTACAGGAACTGGATCAGAACATCCGGCACATCAATGGACTTCTGCAGGAACAGAACAAAGAACACTGATGCATTTTGTCTAAATTTATGGTATAGATTTTGACAATATTTATTCAAAAAAGAAGTATGGAAAAAGGACGTTTACATGGAATCTTGGCCGGAGCCTTGGGCTTTTGGATGGTCATCCTTTCCATTACGTTTCCTTTATTTCCTAAGGATTATAATGACAATCTGACAGCGTCCACTTCCCAAAGTGACGAACTGGCTCCAAGGGAATTTAGTTCGCATTTTTTGCTCTCATGGGATGGATTGGAAAAACCTAACTTTCCGACCAAAGCCTATTGGACAGCTGTTGCCTTTCTTTCGGGAGCTTGGTATGCTATCCATGCCCTGACCGAATCCTTGAATACCTGCCACAGGAACCAGCAATGGATAGAGTTGGCATTTGGTGTCAGGGAAATGAAATTCCCCACGCATTTTTTCTGGTAAGCCGCACCCCTGCCCTTCAGCAATCTTCATTATCATAGATTCCTTTGGGACTTTAGGGGGAATTGGTCAGTAGTTTCACGCTGCGGACGCAGCGCATTCGCAACGATCCCCGCGAGAAGTAATTAATTTCTTTTGACAAAAATCCCAAGACCGGAAATCCTAACCAAGATTGCTGCCCTTCATCCTGCCCGGAGAGGGAAAATTAAGCTTACCTATAACATTCAACCAGGACCCATGATTTGGATCCTACAACCCTGTAATGACATGTTCGATATAGATATCACTACATTGGCCGTTTCGGCCGTATTAACCATTGCATTTATCGCTCCATTCTATTGGAATTACCGAAAAATGAGCCAAAAAGAAAAAAAGCTGGATCAGCTGATCCAAAACTTAAAAGCAAGCAAAGGCATAAACCTGAGCGTAAAAGATTATTGGAACAACCAGTATTTTATCGGCTTGGACCCCACGAAAAAGATCCTCGTTTACTCATCCAATATCCATGACCAAGACCCATTGATCTTGGACTTGAATCAGGTAAAGGGTATAAAAATGGAGGAAAAACACCATGAATTCAACAAAAGGAAAATTGTAGATGAACTAAACCTGATCGTTCATCCCATTCACAAAGCAGCATTCCCTATTGAATTCTATGATGGGGAAAAGTTCTCTTCATTGGATACAGAACCAGTGCTGATCAAAAAGTGGGAAAAACTGCTCAAGCCTTTGCTGAACAGGGTACCCGAGAAGCAATTGAGCGCATAAATTGTTATTTTTTTCTCCGACCCAGCATCCATTAGACCTCAAAAGGTCTTTTGGGTGCTTTTTTTTGAAATTATGGGCGTTGTTTTGGCCAACTTTACTTTGCTTCTCCTTTAGACAATTTCATAGATTCCCTTCGGGTCATATTTTTGATAAACTCCACTTTCCGGAAACGTAATGCACTCCAATCTTCATCTATGGCCACCTGTCTTACACCTTCCAGGTTATGGTTACCCATAGCTGACCAGCCCGTATCCCTGTTGAATTCGCAACTGTATTTTTTGGAGGAGGCTTTTGGGTAGCAGTACCACAGCACTGCATCCCCTTCCAGTTTTGGGTAAATGGCCGCAATGCTGCTCTCTATTTCATGGAGGGTTTTGACAAAAACCATGACAAACTGCAGGTTATCAACGCCTTCCAATGATTTAGAAATTTGGGTTTTGGGAGCCATTTGCTCCAACTCACTTTCAAAAGACTCAGGACTATTGATTACAAGGATCTGCGAATGGTTTTTGAAGTTCAGTTTTTTAAATAATGGCGTTATCATCTTTTTCCAGTTGACTTGAATTCTATCCCCCTTCAAATGGGCCTTTTAGGCCATTGATTATCATTAACATTCCTTTTTATCAAGAGCTATTAAAAGGTGGCCGTTCAGGCCTTTGGCATTTTTCATGCATCCGACCCAATTATTAATGAACCCCTTACACCCTTAACTTCTTTATGATTTTTTCGCCAGTATTTCTTTGTCCCGTCCCGAATTACTTGCTTCTTATTTCTTGTCTCTTGCCTCTTGTTTCTTGCTTCTAATCTCTCCTTTTTAATTCCGATTCACCTTCCCCAACCCGCTAACATTCTCTGTCACCTGCTTGGGGTTACCGGTATAGTTGACAGCACCTATGCCACTGACATTCATGATCAGTTCTTCTTCGGCATGTACAGATATCACCCCTATACCTGAACTGGCAAGTTCCACTTTTTGGCAGATCAATTGGGAAGCATCAATGTTCCCAACGCCCTCGTTTTCGATGAGGAGCTCTCTGGAAAAGCCTTTGAGCTCCATATTTCCCACAAAATTGAGTCTTGCTTCCACCAATTCAGCTTCCAGTTCCAACACGATATTGCCCACACCTTTTCCGGTAATCAGGAGTTCATCCAGGTCCAGCATGCTGCTGGTCTTGATCTGCCCTGCCCCTTCAAATTCCAGTTCGCTCAGGTCCTTCAGCTGCAGATAAACTTCGATTTTTTCATTCTTTCCCCAGGATTTTTGTCCTTCTTTGAGACTGATGGAAAGCAGGTTGCCCCGTTGCTCCACCCTGAGCTCATCTATCAATTTTTGATCCCCTTCCATACGGAGAGACTCCGAGTCACCTTGAGAAATATAAAGGTTGATAATTCCAGATACCCTGAGTCTGGAAAAAGGCTGCAAAGGTCTTTCCTCTTGGACTTGCTCCCCTTTGGAGCGGGATTCTTTGACTTCACAGGAGAACAGTAGTCCCCCCAGCAAGGCCATGAACAGTAGGACGGTATATTTTTTCATAAGCTGTGGTTTTGAAGGGTACAGAATCTTATTTTGTTCTAAATCGGACAATTATTTGCTAAATTGGAGTTTATGATATCCAATATACTGAATTATAGAGAATAAGTGCTTTTTTATGCAAAATTGATTGTGCCACAAAGACGCCAAGGCAGGAAGTTTTTTGATTAAATTTTTCGACTTTTATAGGAAAAAGACAACTCCCTTCCTGTGGACAAAAAACCCAAACCCTATAGCGAACCAAAGATTAAGGTACCCCGCTTTTCGGAGGCAGAGGGGTTTTATACTACCCCTCAGCGGTCTTTCAACATGTCCCAGATCAAAGGCAAGAATACTCAACCTGAAAAACTGCTCCGGAAAGCCCTTTGGCATGCGGGAGTGAGGTACAGGAGCAACAAACAAAAACTCCCCGGCAAGCCTGACATCAGCCTGATCAAATATAAGCTGGTGATTTTTGTGGACGGTTCCTTCTGGCATGGACATGACTGGGAAAAAAGAAACCATCAAATCCAACCGGGACTTCTGGATTCCCAAAATAGAAAGGAACAGGCAGCGCGACCGCGAGATCAATCAATACTATCAGTCAAAAGGCTGGACCGTACTGCGGTTCTGGGATTTTGAAGTGAAGAAGGAGTTGGGGAGCTGTGTGAAAAGGGTGGTGGATATATTGGATAGTTAAGATTTAGAACAAGGCTGATGCTTTCAATTTTCTTTATACTTCATCTTTCCTTTTAACCTCTTCTAAAAACTCCTCTACTTTTCGACTATCAGTAACTTCTACAACCGTCCATTCAAAATTTTCAAATTCGTGATAGTCATGGTCAATCTCAGGATCAAAAGGATGATACTGTAATCTAGGCAAGCCACAATCTTCCGGAACAAAAAACTCATTGGAAATCAATTTCTTTCTTAACTTTTCTGATGCTTTTCGAAGGGTAAAAAAATTAGAATTTGCAAAAACAACCGAACCGAACTGCTTGTAATTTGCTCCGTCCCGATATAGATAATTTAATTTTAGATTCAAAGGCCTTTTCCAATCCCCAATCGGCAACTTATCCAAATATTCCTTCAAATCACTTTCAGTCTCGAAAGAGGCAATGGGTTCCTTTCCAATTTCAAAAAACTGGATCAAGTCAACCAAACTTTCAAAAACCCTAAAATGCTTTCCCTCATAGTTGTAAACATAAACATGTTTGCTTTCTTCAACACTCACCAAGTTTAAGATTTCAATGGTTCTTGAAGAAGAAATGTATTCGATGGTGACGGGAATGATTTTGTTCATTTGGGATTTATTGGCTATTCTTGGAAATAAAATCTTTTCAAAAATATCCACTAAAAATATATTTATAGTTAAGCTTGTAATAAACAGTCAATAATTAGATTTTACGACATTAACCTGATTCCATTTCAATGAAAAAAGGACAGAAACCTTGGACTCGTGAAGAATTAATTTTAGGAATAAACCTTTATTGGAAGCTCGAATTTGGAAAAATTCATCAGGAAATCCAGAGGTCATAAAATTGGCTAAGTTACTCGGAAGAACTCCCTGTTCTATTGTATTTAAACTTGGAAACTTTGGGAGTTTTGACCCCAGTTTACAGGAACGAGGAGTAGGTGGGTTAAAAAATACAAGCAAGCTTGATCAGCAAATTTGGAATGAATTCTACGGCAATTTTGAAGAAGTTGCTTTTGAAAGTGAAAAGCTGAGAGCAAGTCTTGAAAAAAAACCTATTGAGGTTTTAAATGAGATCGATATCTCGGAACTACCAATAGAAGGTTTAGTAAGAGAACAAATTGTCAAAACACGAGTAAATCAAAATTTCTTTAGAAAAACAATATTGGCATCTTATAAAAACACTTGCTGCATTACAGGAATCAATATACCAAGTCTATTGGTTGCAGGTCACATTGTTCCTTGGAGTTTTGATGAAAAAAATAGGATGAACCCAAGTAACGGTTTATGTCTAAATTATTTACATGATAAAGCTTATGAACTTGGACTAATAACAATAGACCCTAACTACAATATTTTAATTTCAAACAAAATTTCAGAAATGGAAAAAACAGAAGCTAACATTTACTTTTTTAGTCAACACCGAAACAAAAAAATAATTTTACCTAGCAGATATTTACCAGATAAAAAATTTTTGGAGCATCATTACGAAACAAGGTTTATAAAATAAAACTCAAAGAATCCTTTCCGGAAAAATCTCCCCAATACCAACCAAATCTAAATCCATAATCGCAATCTCCATCCCCTCAATCTTAAAATCATTCCAAATGTAATACTTAAGAAAATCTCTCATTGATGAAGTAATCTGCTCAAGATCAACTCCATATTTTTCCAAATCATCATCTATCACAGTTACATTATCCATATCCGCAAATCCAAATTGAGCTAACCAATCAATCGGGGCTTCATATTTCAATAAAACACAACGAAAACTATCTAAATAATCAGACTTACCTATTTGAAAATAAAGTTGGCCAGAATAACCCCAATGCAAGTAATTCTTGCCTTCCTTCAATACCAAACCTTCCTCTTTAATCTTTTCATAGGATGATAAATCCGTTGCATGATAAAGTGGAACTGTTTTGCCATACTGAATTTCTAGTGCCTTAAAAAACGCGTCATCTTCTAATGGGTTAAACATCAGTTCATAGATCTTATCCTTCTTCTCCATTGTTAAAAGCTTTTTAAACCACCTGCACCACAATCCCGCCAAACCTATGCTCTTCAGCTTTGCAGGGGATGCCTTTTACATAGCATCTATCTCCAGAATAGGGCTCTCCCGTATCTTTATACTCCCCCTGACAGCCCTGACCGAAGATGGTGGTGTTGTAAAAGGCCAAAGGCCTTCCTTCGGCATCGGTGATAAGGTCCATGCAAGTTCCACAGATGTACTTGGGGTACCTGGAGGAATAATCTACCTCCTGTTGACATATCGGACAATGTTGCTGCTTTTCCATAAATGTTCATTTTGCATCCTTTACCAAAAATTCGAAAAATGAACTGATTAAAAAATTAATTGTCACAAATTGTCGGAAAAATCAAGGTTTCGCGCAAAGACGGAAAGGCGCAAAATCTTGATAGGTAGTCCTTTGGTGATTTATTATTAATAGCCACAAAGGCGTTAAGGCACAAATTGCATTGTGGAAAACTTTGCAATTCTGCGAAAACCCTTGAGTTCTCTGCGGAAAAAAAATGTTTATACCAAGCTGTTGAAGTTTGTAATCCCAAACATTGGTAAATGGGATTTTTTATCCCTCCCATTCCAAAGTTTCAATGTTATTGTTGCTGAATTTGGGGCAAGATTTGGCTCTTTTTTCATTCTTATTGAACTACCCTCACCAACTGATCCATTAACTCCGTCTTCTTGATATAATTGGTGGAATCAATGATTGAGCCTTCCTTCCGGACAGCTACCAACCCAAAATGCTCCAAACACCTGTCAAATGTCCTTAAGGAATAACAGCGTTTGGAATAGGAAGATAGGGTTGACCAACCAGGATTTAGTCCATCTAACAATGCAGGAAAAGCTCTGAAATATTTGTCGGCATAAAAATTATCCAGCCTTTCTTTATCTCCATATTTGGATAATAATATCAGACTGAACCCAAAACCCAAGGGACCTATTGGCCCAACTTCATAACCATCAAAATACCCCCAATTGAACTTATTGACAAATGTTTTCAATAAAAGCAGCAGCAGTTCAAAATCATCCTTCTGCAACTTCTCTCCTTTTTTGGTAAGACTAAGTTTTCCCAGTCTCTTTTTGCCCAAACCGCTTAATTCAATCAAAATCCTCGTCAGGTGGACGGAATTGGCATCTGTCTCCTTATACAACTTGTATAGGCCAGACTCTATTAATTCATCTTCCATAAAACCCTGCCCATACAATTCAGACACCACCTTGGTGGGGAGGTAACCTTTGGAAGTCAGTTTAATCGCACCGGCTTTCTCAATTAATCCACAAAGGTATTTGACCTGATTCAGCAAGGGTATTTGCCTGTAGGCGTCAGAAGTCAACCTTTGGAGCTGAATGGGACTTTGGGGCCCAAAAGGGTCCGATATCAAGATATTCATCATTTCCGGAGAATAACCTTCAAATTCAGGAACAGACCGCTTGTTTTGTTCATCTATGAATTTTTCCAGTTGCTTGTTGAGTTCATTGAGGTCCATAAGGATTTCTGATTTATTAGCAATTTACGATAAATATCGAGTCAGCCACAAAGGCGCTGAGGCACAAAGTCCATTGTGGAAAACTTTGCGATACTGCGAAAACCCTTGAGTTCTCTGCGGTAAAAAATAAATGACTGATCACAAAAAACCTAATTCATCCTGCTTATCTGTAGTTAAAACCTTTTGACCAAGTCTTAATGTTAACATCCTGTTATCAGTGGTCCAAAAATCCTCAGAATCCTTTCCCGAAATGTAAATTCCGAGAAGCCTAAGCCCCATATTAAAAAAACCTCGTGAACTTCAAGGTTAAAACAAAAAGCCTCCCTTAAATTAGCTTGGAAAAAAACAGTTCTTTTCTCATTCCGTAATTATTCCTTATAAAGTAAAATCCTAAACATGAAGTCTTTTGTAATTTTCCTGGCGTTTCTTCTTCCTTCTCTGGTCTTGGCATGGCAAGAAGAAAAACCTTTTCTTTCGAAAGATTTTAATGCTTCAGGGATAAAAGAACTTAAGCTGGAGACAGGGGGACTCAGTGTCAATATTGCTTCTTGGTCAGAAGACAGGGTTTTGATTGAGGTTTTTGCCTTGAGAGACAATAAGGTGCTCAGCCCTAATGACGCCCAACTCAGGAAAAAACTGGAGGATTTGGAATTTGATATGCGACAAGAGGGGGAAAAAGTCAGTCTTCGTGTAGAACAGGCGAAAAGAACCGGAATCAAAATGTCCCGGGACAATATTGTGCTTTTGATCAAAATACAGACGCCAACAGGCATGTCTTCCAACATTCTGAGTGCCGGTGGCGCTGTCACCTTAGCGGGCTTGGAAGGCAACCAACAAATCCAAAGCAATGGAGGAAGTGTACGCGTCATACAGGGAAAAGGAAAAATCCAGGGAGAAACACTGGGTGGGAGCATCCTGATGGATAACTTTACCGGAGATCTGAACCTAAGTTCCATGGGGGGTTCGGTCAGGCTCGAGAATTTTTCAGGAAATCTTGATGTAAAATCCGCCGGGGGAAGCCTGAACCTGTTTGACATGAGCGGAAAAATCACTGCCGAAACAGCAGGGGGAAGTATCCGTGCCAGTTTCCGCGAACCTCTGGAAAGTGTGCATTTGGCCTCCAAGGGTGGAGCCATTGAGGCTTCCTTGCCCCAAGGTCTGGGAATGAGCGTACTGTTCAAAGGAAGCATAGTGGTCAGCCAACACCAGAAATTTGAAGGGGAAAGCAGAAAAACCCTGGTAAAAGGAACCATCAATGGTGGCGGAATTCCGGTAGTTTTCGAAACCTCCGGTGCCAATGTCAGGGTGGACTACCGTTAAACCTGAAAATTCCTAATAAGGAGCAGAAAAATTTCCCGTTGCGACGGTTGCGTCTTCTTTGCGCCCGCTGCGTGAAACCAAGCCTCTTGCATCATTCGGGTTTAAGACTCCCAAACCTTTCCAAAAAAGCGTTGGCAGTTTTTATAGGCCAGTTTTTCCAATTGTTCCCTGCTCAGGCTTTCTGAAAGTTTTTCCAAAATGGAAGGGTATTTTGAAGCATTTTCCACAATAGGAAAGTAAAAGGGATGCCTGCTCGGATCCGGAAAGTCTTTGGTGTAGAAAAAATCAGCGCCAAAACACATTTGTTCTTCTGCCCCCATCTTAAAGCCATAGAGGATATGCTCAAAAATCCTTTCCGGCCTCTCGGTATCCAAAAACGCCCTTAGGAAATTGATACCGATGATACCGTCCCTCTGTATGATTTCCTTGGCAAATTCATCACTAAGGTTGCGCCTGTGGTTCCACTTGCTTCTGAAATTGGAATGGCTGGCAATGACGGGAATGTTGAGTTTTTGCCCATCTATGTATTTGAGAATTCCTTCCGCCAAGAGATCGGAAGTATGGGACAGGTCTATGGCAATTTTTTTCCCGGAGATATAATCCAAAATCCTTTTTCCATCTTCCTTGAGGCCAATACCTTCGGTATAATTTCCACCGCCAAACCTATTTTCGGTATGGTGGGTCAGGCTGATATAGGCAATCCTTCCGGTCATATGGATCAATTTATCCAATTGTTCATAGGCTTGTTGGATCGGTGCCTTTTCATCCGCAAGCCCGGCCGCGTTTTCAATGGCTGCCACCATCCCTATCTTGGAATTCAGGTCTATGGATTTCAGAAATTCGGCATCGGCCTGTACCAGTTCGTGCGAATGGGTAAGGAGCATTACCCTGTACTTGAATGCCTGTCGTACGGCCAATTCCATACTACCTGCTTTGACATCGGTATAAATGGCACAGACCTGCATTTTCACCTGTCCTTTTTGGAGCAGTGGAATGGCACAGGCAATGTCCTCTGATTTTTCAGGGGAAGCATTGGGCGTTTTGGCCAGGTAAGAAAGGATATCACAGTGCGTATCGATGATGGGAAATGCCATGACTTTGAATTTGAATTCCCAAAGAAACCAAAAAAATGAGAGTTTTTTTGATAATTTTAGATTTGAAACCGAAAACCATATTTAATCAAAACACTTATGCCGATCGCCAAACCCATCAACTTTAAAAAATGGATAGAGGAAAACCGTCACTTGCTCAAGCCTCCTATCGGCAATCAGGTCATATACAAGGGCAATGATGATTTTATCGTGATGGTAGTGGGCGGACCCAATTCCCGAAAAGACTTCCATTACAATGAAGGTGAGGAGTTTTTCTATCAGGTGGAAGGCGATATCATTCTCAAAATTGTAGAAGATGGCGAGGTCAAAGATATTGAGATCAAAGAAGGAGATATGTTTTTATTGCCTGCTCGAACACCCCATTCACCCCGTAGGCCGGCAAATACCATAGGCCTCGTGATGGAGCGCTACCGAAGGGAAGGAGAGAAAGATGGCTTTATTTGGCACTGCGAAAAATGCGGCAATAAGTTATATGAAGAATACCATGAGATTACTGATATCGTAAACCAATTGCCTCCGATCATGGAGCGCTTCTGGAAAAACCCGGAGAACACCACCTGCAAAAAATGCGGCACGGTGATGAAAAAGTGAAAAAAGAAGTGAGATGCTAAAAATTGAATCGAGAATTAAGGGAATAATTTAACCACCGATGAATCGAGATGAACTCAGGTTTCTCTTGCCAAAGAGTTAGGGTGTGGATAAATTTGGTTTGTTACTGTGGTGGTTTTAAAAAATTTAGATTTCTTGGTCTAATTTTCGGAAATGCTATATTTCCAAATCCTTAATTTTTTTAAGGTTACCGAAATCTCCCTTCCAACTTCCGAATTCCGAAATCCGACTTTCAAAACCTCAACACCCCACTTTCCTTACCTTTGGTAAGAATCAGACTTTTGGGCTTTTTGTCCAGATAGAAATTCACAATATTTTGCTGCCCTTCAAAGTGCTGCAATAACACTGCATTGTACACCTCCACAGTTTTGGGCAAGGGCACTTTTTCTGCCTCGAGATAAAACCAGGCAGCTTCATCTTCTATTTCAAAACCCAGGTAATTGATCTTCACATTTTGCCCATTGACCCGTATTTCATTCTTATCCAAAAGGTAAGCTTTGGCCATTTCCTCCAGCGCTTTTTTGTCTGAAGGCTTTAGAAAATCAACCTTGGTTTTGTGGATATCTCCCAAGGCTACTTCCAGGTCATCCCAGAAGATTTTTTGGGCTATTTCCAGGCTTTTGTTGTTGGGATTGTACCTAATTTCGGTCAGGCTGATATAGAATGGGTGAAAAAACACCTTCCATCCCAAAAAGAGCATGAAAATATAATTCAATTGCATAGGTATACGGGTAATTTGTTTTCTTTGCAAATTAGAGATTAAATACGCAACCCTAAAAATTAATCGGGATTAAATAGCTTAGAAGAGTAAATGGGACAGTTTCAACTGTATTTTCAATTGGGTATCCAGCATATCTTGGATCTGGATGGTTTTGATCATATTCTCTTTGTGGTGGCACTCTGTGCCATTTACATCCTGAGGGACTGGAAAAAAATCATCATCCTGGTCACTGCCTTTACAGTGGGTCATTCCCTGACCTTGGCCCTGGCCACTCTGAACCTGATCAAAGTAGATACCGACCTGGTAGAATTCCTGATTCCTGTCACCATTGGCATCACCGCCCTGAGCAATATCTTAAAACCCAAACCAAGTACAGGCAAAGGTCTTCAGATCAATTACCTCTTTGCCCTCTTCTTTGGACTGATCCATGGACTGGGTTTCTCGAATTACCTGCGATCCCTTTTGGGTAAGGAAGCTTCGCTTTTTGAACCGCTTTTGGCATTCAATATCGGGCTCGAAGTAGGACAACTTGTTATCGTAGCCATCTTCATGACTGCGGCAGGTATCCTCAATGGCATTATCGGGGTAAACAGAAGGGACTGGGCATTGGTCATTTCCTCCATTGTCATGGGCATGTCCATTATGATGATGATTGACACGAAATTTTGGTAAAAAAATCACTTATTATCCATAAAAGTACCAAAGGGTACTATAAAAACCGCTTATGAAAAAACTACTGACCCTAACCCTCCTCTTAGGAACCGTGCTATTCAGCCTTCCGGCAGCAGCACAGTGGTCTGAGCAGAATCATGCCGAGCGTTTTGAGCAGTTGGGACCGATGCTTCGCTCTCCCAATGTGTACAGAACAGCTTCAGGTGCTCCGGGCCATATGTACTGGCAGCAAAAGGCCGACCATGAGATCGAGGTGGAATTGAATGATGACAACCAATCCATCAAAGGTTGGCAAAAAATCACCTATTACAACAACTCTCCCGATCCATTGAAATACCTTTGGATCCAATTGGACCAAAATGAAAGGGCCAAAGATTCCAACACCCCAAAAATTGCGGAAAGCAAGATCAACCCAAGAATGAATCTGCGACAGATTGAGACCATTCTTTGGCATGATTTG
This Cecembia calidifontis DNA region includes the following protein-coding sequences:
- a CDS encoding triple tyrosine motif-containing protein, yielding MGQLWISSNFGIQKFPESELSRFKNQGEEDFFLASETFNDKHGMSNLETNSRVSPASFIMSNGQIWIPTIEGISIIQPESFRERKTYSLFFWDQLKFGNTFSNIENGLKIDAGTRNFSITFSIIDYEDENQSSYFYRIKEVSEDWTYLGKRKEIFFNLLPPKTYTLEVKKLDRGKIADIYSLEFRVLPFFYQTLLFKILCCLTIILLAIFFISYSLKVKLGKQLAYKVQQRTKEIEEANHKLERAVKRIERQNKRLRDTIWHQSHTIRGPLTRAMAVINYLKEIEEHEEELSKEELLAEVEKSLQELDQNIRHINGLLQEQNKEH
- a CDS encoding head GIN domain-containing protein encodes the protein MKKYTVLLFMALLGGLLFSCEVKESRSKGEQVQEERPLQPFSRLRVSGIINLYISQGDSESLRMEGDQKLIDELRVEQRGNLLSISLKEGQKSWGKNEKIEVYLQLKDLSELEFEGAGQIKTSSMLDLDELLITGKGVGNIVLELEAELVEARLNFVGNMELKGFSRELLIENEGVGNIDASQLICQKVELASSGIGVISVHAEEELIMNVSGIGAVNYTGNPKQVTENVSGLGKVNRN
- a CDS encoding very short patch repair endonuclease; amino-acid sequence: MDKKPKPYSEPKIKVPRFSEAEGFYTTPQRSFNMSQIKGKNTQPEKLLRKALWHAGVRYRSNKQKLPGKPDISLIKYKLVIFVDGSFWHGHDWEKRNHQIQPGLLDSQNRKEQAARPRDQSILSVKRLDRTAVLGF
- a CDS encoding HNH endonuclease → MEARIWKNSSGNPEVIKLAKLLGRTPCSIVFKLGNFGSFDPSLQERGVGGLKNTSKLDQQIWNEFYGNFEEVAFESEKLRASLEKKPIEVLNEIDISELPIEGLVREQIVKTRVNQNFFRKTILASYKNTCCITGINIPSLLVAGHIVPWSFDEKNRMNPSNGLCLNYLHDKAYELGLITIDPNYNILISNKISEMEKTEANIYFFSQHRNKKIILPSRYLPDKKFLEHHYETRFIK
- a CDS encoding DUF4097 family beta strand repeat-containing protein; translated protein: MKSFVIFLAFLLPSLVLAWQEEKPFLSKDFNASGIKELKLETGGLSVNIASWSEDRVLIEVFALRDNKVLSPNDAQLRKKLEDLEFDMRQEGEKVSLRVEQAKRTGIKMSRDNIVLLIKIQTPTGMSSNILSAGGAVTLAGLEGNQQIQSNGGSVRVIQGKGKIQGETLGGSILMDNFTGDLNLSSMGGSVRLENFSGNLDVKSAGGSLNLFDMSGKITAETAGGSIRASFREPLESVHLASKGGAIEASLPQGLGMSVLFKGSIVVSQHQKFEGESRKTLVKGTINGGGIPVVFETSGANVRVDYR
- a CDS encoding dipeptidase, whose translation is MAFPIIDTHCDILSYLAKTPNASPEKSEDIACAIPLLQKGQVKMQVCAIYTDVKAGSMELAVRQAFKYRVMLLTHSHELVQADAEFLKSIDLNSKIGMVAAIENAAGLADEKAPIQQAYEQLDKLIHMTGRIAYISLTHHTENRFGGGNYTEGIGLKEDGKRILDYISGKKIAIDLSHTSDLLAEGILKYIDGQKLNIPVIASHSNFRSKWNHRRNLSDEFAKEIIQRDGIIGINFLRAFLDTERPERIFEHILYGFKMGAEEQMCFGADFFYTKDFPDPSRHPFYFPIVENASKYPSILEKLSESLSREQLEKLAYKNCQRFFGKVWES
- a CDS encoding 3-hydroxyanthranilate 3,4-dioxygenase, coding for MPIAKPINFKKWIEENRHLLKPPIGNQVIYKGNDDFIVMVVGGPNSRKDFHYNEGEEFFYQVEGDIILKIVEDGEVKDIEIKEGDMFLLPARTPHSPRRPANTIGLVMERYRREGEKDGFIWHCEKCGNKLYEEYHEITDIVNQLPPIMERFWKNPENTTCKKCGTVMKK
- a CDS encoding DUF6702 family protein is translated as MQLNYIFMLFLGWKVFFHPFYISLTEIRYNPNNKSLEIAQKIFWDDLEVALGDIHKTKVDFLKPSDKKALEEMAKAYLLDKNEIRVNGQNVKINYLGFEIEDEAAWFYLEAEKVPLPKTVEVYNAVLLQHFEGQQNIVNFYLDKKPKSLILTKGKESGVLRF
- a CDS encoding HupE/UreJ family protein, with protein sequence MGQFQLYFQLGIQHILDLDGFDHILFVVALCAIYILRDWKKIIILVTAFTVGHSLTLALATLNLIKVDTDLVEFLIPVTIGITALSNILKPKPSTGKGLQINYLFALFFGLIHGLGFSNYLRSLLGKEASLFEPLLAFNIGLEVGQLVIVAIFMTAAGILNGIIGVNRRDWALVISSIVMGMSIMMMIDTKFW